A DNA window from Sphingomonas profundi contains the following coding sequences:
- a CDS encoding class II 3-deoxy-7-phosphoheptulonate synthase — protein MASNWTPDSWMAHEARQLPDYADRAALDRATAELAHYPPLVFAGEARALRAELAQVSAGKAFLLQGGDCAESFAEFHPNTIRDTFRVILQMAVVLTYASKLPIVKVGRMAGQFAKPRSANTEEIDGVSLPSYRGDIINDIDFAAAGRVPDPQRMIRAYNQSAATLNLLRAFAQGGYANLHQVHAWTLDFMGRSPWAAQYQAVADRIGDALDFMAACGINPETVPQLNATHFYTSHEALLLPYEQALTRQDSLTGGWYDTSAHFLWIGDRTRFEGSAHVEYLRGIGNPIGLKCGPSLEPDALLRMLDTLDPARQPGRITLITRYGHDKIEKHLPALVRAVKREGRPVVWSCDPMHGNVVKAANGYKTRPFERILAEVRGFFAVHRAEGTHGGGIHAEMTGQNVTECTGGAIDITEQGLADRYHTHCDPRLNAGQSIELAFLLAEMLNQEMREREKAAA, from the coding sequence ATGGCAAGCAACTGGACGCCCGACAGCTGGATGGCACATGAGGCCCGGCAGCTGCCCGACTATGCCGATCGCGCGGCGCTGGACCGCGCCACCGCCGAACTCGCCCACTATCCGCCGCTGGTCTTCGCCGGCGAGGCGCGGGCGCTGCGGGCGGAACTGGCGCAGGTCTCGGCCGGCAAGGCGTTCCTCCTCCAGGGCGGCGACTGCGCGGAGAGCTTCGCCGAGTTCCACCCCAACACCATCCGCGACACCTTCCGCGTCATCCTGCAGATGGCGGTGGTGCTCACCTACGCCTCCAAGCTGCCGATCGTGAAGGTGGGGCGCATGGCCGGCCAGTTCGCCAAGCCGCGCTCGGCCAACACCGAGGAGATAGATGGCGTCAGCCTGCCCAGCTACCGCGGCGACATCATCAACGACATCGATTTCGCCGCCGCCGGCCGCGTGCCCGATCCGCAGCGCATGATCCGCGCCTACAACCAGTCCGCCGCCACGCTGAACCTGCTGCGCGCCTTCGCGCAAGGCGGCTATGCCAACCTCCATCAGGTCCACGCGTGGACGCTCGACTTCATGGGCCGCAGCCCGTGGGCCGCGCAATATCAGGCCGTCGCCGATCGGATCGGCGACGCGCTGGATTTCATGGCCGCCTGCGGCATCAACCCGGAAACCGTGCCGCAGCTGAACGCCACCCACTTCTACACCAGCCACGAGGCGCTGCTGCTGCCCTACGAGCAGGCGCTGACCCGCCAGGATTCGCTGACCGGCGGCTGGTACGATACGTCCGCCCACTTCCTCTGGATCGGCGATCGCACCCGCTTCGAAGGATCGGCGCATGTCGAGTATCTGCGCGGCATCGGCAACCCGATCGGCCTGAAGTGCGGCCCCAGCCTTGAGCCGGACGCGCTGCTGCGCATGCTCGACACGCTGGATCCGGCGCGTCAGCCGGGCCGCATCACGCTGATCACCCGCTACGGCCACGACAAGATCGAGAAGCACCTGCCCGCCCTCGTCCGCGCGGTAAAGCGGGAGGGGCGGCCGGTCGTCTGGTCGTGCGATCCGATGCACGGCAACGTGGTGAAGGCCGCCAACGGCTACAAGACGCGCCCGTTCGAGCGTATCCTGGCCGAGGTGCGCGGCTTCTTCGCCGTCCACCGCGCCGAAGGCACGCACGGCGGCGGCATCCACGCCGAGATGACCGGCCAGAACGTCACCGAATGCACCGGCGGCGCGATCGACATCACCGAGCAGGGGCTGGCCGATCGCTATCACACCCACTGCGATCCGCGCCTCAACGCCGGCCAGTCGATCGAACTCGCCTTCCTCCTGGCCGAGATGCTTAATCAGGAGATGCGCGAGCGCGAGAAGGCGGCGGCCTGA
- a CDS encoding tetratricopeptide repeat protein, whose product MPVARIALLLAALIALVAVAVAVWRGTRSDPPVAAQMPPAASPQADVTTMIAQLEAKMKANPGDAAGWRMLGWSYYRTERFADAVNAYRRATLADPKNAEGWSALGEAISLAGKGDVPAEAEGAFRKALAIDPADPRARYFLAVRKDLSGDHKGAVDDWLALLKDTPPGAPWEENVRQTITQVAAKNAIDIAGRMPAGAAAPPAAGPNAATDAIPGPTREQMSAASALPPGQQDAMVRGMVDSLAAKLKANPADADGWLRLMRARMVLGDRAAATQALRDGTAAFPADKAAQAKLAEGARALGVPGA is encoded by the coding sequence TTGCCGGTCGCGCGCATCGCCCTGCTGCTCGCGGCGCTGATCGCGCTTGTGGCCGTGGCGGTGGCGGTGTGGCGCGGCACCCGCAGCGATCCGCCGGTCGCCGCCCAGATGCCGCCGGCCGCCTCGCCGCAGGCCGACGTCACCACGATGATCGCCCAGCTGGAAGCGAAGATGAAGGCCAATCCCGGCGATGCCGCCGGCTGGCGGATGCTCGGCTGGTCCTACTACCGCACGGAACGGTTTGCCGACGCGGTGAACGCGTATCGCCGCGCCACCCTGGCCGATCCGAAGAACGCGGAGGGCTGGTCCGCGCTCGGCGAGGCGATCTCGCTTGCCGGCAAGGGCGATGTGCCGGCGGAGGCGGAGGGCGCGTTCCGCAAGGCGCTGGCGATCGATCCGGCCGATCCGCGGGCGCGCTACTTCCTCGCCGTGAGGAAGGATCTCTCCGGCGATCACAAGGGCGCCGTGGACGATTGGCTGGCGCTGCTCAAGGATACGCCGCCCGGCGCCCCGTGGGAGGAGAATGTCCGCCAGACGATCACCCAGGTCGCCGCCAAAAACGCTATCGACATCGCCGGCCGCATGCCGGCCGGCGCCGCGGCCCCGCCGGCGGCCGGGCCGAACGCCGCGACCGACGCGATCCCAGGCCCCACGCGGGAGCAGATGTCCGCCGCCTCCGCGCTGCCGCCCGGCCAGCAGGATGCGATGGTGCGCGGCATGGTCGACTCGCTCGCGGCCAAGCTGAAGGCGAACCCGGCGGACGCGGACGGCTGGCTGCGGCTGATGCGCGCCCGCATGGTGCTGGGCGATCGCGCCGCCGCCACCCAGGCGCTGCGTGACGGCACCGCCGCCTTCCCCGCCGACAAGGCGGCACAGGCGAAGCTTGCCGAAGGCGCACGCGCGCTCGGCGTACCGGGGGCCTGA
- the wecB gene encoding non-hydrolyzing UDP-N-acetylglucosamine 2-epimerase: MLRLLTIAGTRPEAIKLAPLALAAAARPGIDHRLVATGQHGALFHDALAAFHVAADADMRLLVQGQSIEALAALVGEGVARAIADVRPHVLLVQGDTTSAWAAARAAYALGVPVGHIEAGLRSGDMASPWPEERNRVEIDALATLLFAPTHGAAANLAGEPGIAGEVAVTGNTGIDALLAIHARPPAPAIRPGARRLILATTHRRENIGAGIAGICAALRALARRPDVDIVLPVHPNPAVQAQILAALSGCARIDLPPALDYPAMVRLMARAHLILSDSGGVQEEAPALGVPLLVLRENSERPEVLESGNARLVGTDPARILAAAEAILDDPAAHAAMARPAFPYGRGDAAERILDAIEDWHAARSAGALAVATPASTLAIARPLAQGSAAKGQE, translated from the coding sequence ATGCTGCGCCTGCTGACGATCGCCGGCACCCGGCCGGAAGCGATCAAGCTCGCGCCCTTGGCGCTCGCCGCCGCCGCCCGGCCGGGGATCGATCACCGGCTCGTCGCGACCGGCCAGCACGGCGCGCTGTTCCACGATGCGCTGGCCGCGTTTCACGTCGCGGCCGATGCGGACATGCGGCTGCTGGTGCAGGGCCAGTCGATCGAGGCGCTGGCCGCGCTGGTCGGCGAAGGCGTCGCGCGGGCCATTGCCGATGTGCGCCCGCACGTGCTGCTGGTGCAGGGCGACACCACCAGCGCGTGGGCGGCCGCCCGCGCCGCTTACGCGCTCGGCGTGCCGGTCGGCCATATCGAGGCGGGCCTGCGCTCCGGCGACATGGCATCGCCCTGGCCGGAGGAGCGCAACCGCGTCGAGATCGATGCGCTCGCGACCCTTCTGTTCGCGCCGACCCATGGCGCGGCGGCGAACCTGGCGGGGGAGCCCGGCATCGCCGGTGAGGTCGCCGTCACCGGCAACACCGGCATCGATGCGCTGCTGGCGATCCACGCCCGCCCGCCCGCGCCCGCCATCCGCCCCGGCGCGCGCCGCCTGATCCTGGCGACGACCCACCGCCGCGAGAATATCGGCGCAGGCATCGCCGGCATCTGCGCCGCCCTTCGCGCGCTCGCGCGCCGGCCGGATGTCGATATCGTGCTGCCGGTCCACCCGAACCCGGCGGTGCAGGCGCAGATCCTGGCCGCCCTGTCCGGCTGCGCGCGGATCGATTTGCCGCCCGCGCTCGATTATCCGGCGATGGTGCGGCTGATGGCGCGCGCCCACCTGATCCTGTCCGACTCGGGCGGCGTGCAGGAGGAGGCGCCGGCGCTGGGCGTGCCGCTGCTCGTGCTGCGCGAGAATAGCGAGCGGCCGGAGGTGCTGGAGAGCGGCAATGCGCGGCTCGTCGGCACAGATCCCGCGCGCATCCTGGCGGCGGCCGAGGCGATCCTGGACGATCCCGCCGCCCATGCCGCCATGGCCCGGCCCGCCTTTCCCTATGGTCGCGGCGACGCCGCCGAGCGCATCCTCGACGCGATCGAGGACTGGCATGCCGCACGGTCGGCAGGAGCGCTCGCCGTCGCCACCCCCGCCTCAACCCTTGCCATCGCCCGCCCCCTCGCCCAAGGGAGCGCGGCGAAAGGACAAGAGTGA